The following are from one region of the Phycisphaeraceae bacterium genome:
- a CDS encoding ABC-F family ATP-binding cassette domain-containing protein, with the protein MPLLSVTNIRKAYGTRVILEGVSMSLEAGERIGLVGRNGQGKSTLLRIMGGVDRPDQGEVALAKGRRAGYLHQDPKLDPDETLRGAAEGAFAELHELHRRLNALYDAMGDADGPAMDRLLMQQADLEKGIEALGGYAIDHKVDAALHGVGFEDAQFPIKVAKLSGGQKGRLALARLLLEEPDILLLDEPTNHLDIRARLWLEDFLRNEFKGAVVIVSHDRRLLDHVVTRIVEVEHARLIDYPGNYAKFRELREYRRLTQLREFEKQQTRFKQEEEFIRKYKAGQRAKQAQGRLSRLDREKEGALERPMDIGEMRLNLPPAPRSGDMVVSARGLSKQYTNEEGLRKVLFNDLDLSITRGERWAILGPNGAGKTTLVRTLLGEVKPDAGTSRLGASLRVGYFTQEHSHLPMDMPIFRYLQRIVQDENQGKEMSEQQARDLAGAFLFSGGEQERPLGELSGGERSRAVLAGLLASAKNLLILDEPTNHLDIPSAERLEEVLSSEGGYEGTLILITHDRALMDAVCDRLIVLDGAGNAEIFTGNYSEWERKRSERERSKNAEEDAKRAERERQEKARRAAEEAKAAADRAKAAQKQAPKSNADAVWVTLKGRRHRLDRITVQEIEALIEEHETRIRAIDALLADPTVWKDPAKGNALTVERDGHAAALEPLEMEWGRRAEVG; encoded by the coding sequence GTGCCCCTCCTCTCCGTCACCAACATCCGCAAGGCCTACGGCACCCGAGTCATCCTCGAGGGCGTCTCCATGTCCCTCGAAGCCGGCGAGCGCATCGGCCTCGTCGGGCGTAACGGGCAGGGCAAGTCCACCCTCCTGCGCATCATGGGGGGCGTCGACCGGCCCGATCAGGGCGAGGTCGCCCTCGCGAAGGGACGACGCGCCGGGTACCTGCACCAGGACCCCAAACTCGACCCCGACGAGACGCTCCGCGGCGCCGCCGAGGGCGCGTTCGCCGAACTCCACGAACTCCATCGCCGCCTGAACGCCCTGTACGACGCGATGGGCGACGCCGACGGGCCCGCGATGGACCGCCTGCTCATGCAGCAGGCCGACCTGGAGAAGGGCATCGAGGCGCTGGGTGGCTACGCGATCGATCACAAGGTCGACGCCGCCCTCCACGGCGTGGGCTTCGAGGACGCGCAGTTCCCCATCAAGGTCGCCAAACTCTCGGGCGGGCAGAAGGGGCGCCTCGCGCTCGCGCGTCTGCTCCTCGAAGAGCCCGACATCCTGCTGCTCGACGAGCCGACCAACCACCTCGACATCCGGGCGCGCCTGTGGCTCGAGGACTTCCTGCGCAACGAGTTCAAGGGCGCCGTGGTCATCGTCAGCCACGACCGGCGCCTGCTCGACCATGTCGTGACGCGCATCGTCGAGGTCGAGCACGCGCGCCTGATCGACTACCCCGGCAACTACGCGAAGTTCCGCGAGCTGCGCGAGTACCGCCGGCTCACGCAACTCCGCGAGTTCGAGAAGCAGCAGACGCGCTTCAAGCAGGAAGAAGAGTTCATCCGCAAGTACAAGGCGGGCCAGCGCGCCAAGCAGGCGCAGGGGCGCCTCAGCCGGCTCGACCGAGAGAAGGAGGGCGCCCTCGAGCGCCCCATGGACATCGGCGAGATGCGCCTGAACCTGCCCCCGGCGCCGCGCTCGGGCGACATGGTCGTCTCGGCGCGCGGGCTGTCGAAGCAGTACACCAACGAAGAAGGGCTGCGCAAGGTCCTCTTCAACGACCTCGACCTCTCCATCACCCGCGGCGAGCGCTGGGCCATCCTCGGCCCCAACGGCGCGGGCAAGACCACGCTCGTTCGCACGCTGCTGGGCGAAGTGAAGCCCGACGCCGGGACCTCGCGCCTGGGCGCGAGTCTGCGCGTCGGCTACTTCACGCAGGAGCACTCGCACCTGCCGATGGACATGCCCATCTTCCGCTACCTGCAGCGCATCGTGCAGGACGAGAACCAGGGCAAGGAGATGAGCGAGCAGCAGGCGCGCGACCTCGCCGGCGCGTTCCTGTTCAGCGGCGGCGAGCAGGAGCGCCCGCTTGGCGAACTGTCCGGCGGCGAGCGCAGCCGCGCCGTGCTCGCGGGTCTGCTGGCCAGCGCGAAGAACCTGCTGATCCTCGACGAGCCGACGAACCACCTCGACATCCCCAGCGCCGAGCGCCTGGAAGAAGTGCTCTCCTCCGAGGGGGGCTACGAGGGCACGCTGATCCTCATCACCCACGACCGCGCGCTCATGGACGCCGTGTGCGACCGGCTCATCGTCCTCGACGGCGCCGGCAACGCCGAGATCTTCACCGGCAACTATTCCGAGTGGGAACGCAAGCGATCCGAGCGCGAGCGCTCGAAGAACGCCGAGGAAGACGCGAAGCGCGCCGAGCGCGAGCGTCAGGAGAAGGCCCGACGCGCCGCCGAAGAGGCCAAAGCCGCCGCGGATCGCGCCAAGGCGGCGCAGAAGCAGGCGCCGAAGTCCAACGCCGACGCGGTCTGGGTCACGCTGAAGGGGCGCAGGCACCGGCTCGATCGCATCACCGTGCAGGAGATCGAGGCGCTGATCGAGGAGCACGAGACGCGCATCCGCGCCATCGACGCGCTGCTCGCCGACCCCACGGTGTGGAAGGACCCGGCGAAGGGCAACGCGCTGACCGTCGAGCGCGACGGGCACGCCGCGGCCCTCGAACCGCTGGAGATGGAGTGGGGCCGGCGCGCCGAGGTCGGCTGA
- a CDS encoding OmpH family outer membrane protein, with protein MNAPNARRTLWPVAICVAALALTALSWRATANAVQSAKPVTIGLINMESVMNGLAEIEDQQKRIDALMAQRRRTIDEMSRQLTAAQEELKLLPENSSQRVSKSREITEMSIKLRVEGEVAVGYIDAEKGEIYANLFRKIEDASRRFAERNGFDIILSTDAFAEVRNGTEQQVKSFIVSRRVIHASKQIDVSDQLLTMMNNEYRANATSRP; from the coding sequence ATGAACGCACCCAACGCCCGTCGCACCCTGTGGCCCGTCGCGATCTGCGTCGCGGCGCTCGCCCTGACCGCGCTCTCGTGGCGCGCGACGGCCAACGCCGTCCAGTCCGCCAAGCCGGTGACCATCGGGCTGATCAACATGGAGTCCGTCATGAACGGGCTCGCCGAGATCGAAGATCAGCAGAAGCGCATCGACGCGCTGATGGCGCAGCGCCGTCGCACGATCGACGAGATGTCCAGGCAGCTCACCGCCGCCCAGGAAGAGCTCAAGCTCCTCCCGGAGAACTCGTCGCAGCGCGTGTCCAAGAGCCGCGAGATCACCGAGATGAGCATCAAGCTGCGCGTCGAGGGCGAGGTCGCCGTCGGCTACATCGACGCCGAGAAGGGCGAGATCTACGCCAACCTGTTCCGCAAGATCGAGGACGCGAGCAGGCGGTTCGCCGAGCGCAACGGGTTCGACATCATCCTCAGCACCGACGCCTTCGCCGAGGTCCGCAACGGCACCGAGCAGCAGGTCAAGTCGTTCATCGTCTCTCGCCGCGTCATCCACGCGAGCAAGCAGATCGATGTCTCCGACCAGCTCCTCACCATGATGAACAACGAGTACCGCGCGAACGCGACATCCAGGCCCTGA
- a CDS encoding BamA/TamA family outer membrane protein — MSRPIRRPSPARHAAPLAAVALALCAGGASFAQVAPTEPARPEIAPESPFEFRPIRRIRVEGLARVDEQLVRNQIRLREGQPYSDATAREDVRRLFRLGQFAKLDAEVFPNEDGSVDVVYRVREAPIVQDVQVVGNRSIPDRDLAAAVRIDPGVPIDEYELGRAERAIEEVYRRRGYFLVDVTVDREELEREGVVLFRIREGGRVRLTDIRFEGNEAFAPREIRTAVRSRVRGVFSRGPLDNDALDADVASIIRYYRDRGYLDVRADRRITPSPDGREAIVTFVIDEGPLYSLRDVILATGDVPEGQTPSVSREQAIGLLVVKPGDVYSALRITQSITKIREAYWQLGHPDVVVNSQELRVPGGRPEVDLLLTIQEGPRVRTGEVIIQGNSITDQRVIRRELQQVNVRPDRPIDRGAIQTAERRLGSLRLFDPLDPPTAYLQNPDPARPAHRDLLMEVRETDTGTVTFLAAVGSDSGLIGSVSIGQRNFDISRTPDSLDELLSRRAFRGGGQDFNITLAPGTDVQTYSISLTEPWLFDTPLSLGGSLFLRDRVYDEYDESRYGGRLRLARRFGTLWTSALTFRAESIELSDINPTSPVDFFEVEGRNTLTGLGLSLTRSTIPFEERFTPSRGTYLELRAEQVGILGGDFNFTKLEAEHTLYVPLSEDFLGRRTVLSVNTKVGYIVQDDEAPVYERFYMGGRSFRGFEFRTVSPRSVQQNGDPSSEPVGGEWLFFFGLQLEQPLWQNILSGVIFMDSGTVVNDPGFEDYRVAIGAGVRLRIAALSNAPLAFDFGIPIVSEETDQQRTFSFSIDLPF; from the coding sequence GTGAGCCGCCCGATCCGACGCCCGAGCCCCGCCCGTCACGCCGCGCCCCTCGCGGCGGTCGCGCTCGCGCTGTGCGCAGGCGGCGCGTCGTTCGCGCAGGTCGCGCCGACAGAGCCGGCCCGACCGGAGATCGCGCCGGAGAGCCCGTTCGAGTTCCGCCCGATCCGGCGCATCCGTGTGGAGGGGTTGGCGCGCGTCGACGAGCAACTGGTGCGCAACCAGATCCGACTGCGCGAAGGCCAGCCCTACAGCGACGCGACGGCGCGCGAGGATGTGCGCCGGCTGTTCCGGCTCGGGCAGTTCGCCAAGCTCGACGCCGAGGTCTTCCCCAACGAGGACGGGTCGGTCGACGTGGTGTATCGCGTGCGAGAAGCCCCGATCGTGCAGGACGTGCAGGTCGTGGGCAACCGGAGCATCCCGGACCGCGACCTCGCCGCCGCGGTGCGCATCGACCCGGGCGTGCCCATCGACGAGTACGAGCTCGGTCGCGCCGAACGCGCGATCGAAGAGGTCTATCGCCGGCGCGGGTACTTCCTAGTCGACGTCACGGTCGATCGCGAGGAACTCGAGCGCGAAGGGGTCGTGCTGTTCCGGATCCGCGAGGGCGGGCGCGTCCGCCTCACCGACATCCGCTTCGAGGGCAACGAGGCCTTCGCGCCGCGCGAGATCCGCACCGCGGTGCGATCTCGCGTGCGAGGGGTCTTCAGCCGCGGCCCGCTCGACAACGACGCGCTCGACGCCGACGTCGCGTCCATCATCCGCTACTACCGCGACCGGGGGTACCTCGACGTGCGCGCCGACCGGCGCATCACGCCCAGCCCGGACGGGCGCGAGGCCATCGTCACCTTCGTCATCGACGAGGGGCCCCTGTACTCCCTGCGCGATGTGATCCTGGCGACCGGCGATGTCCCCGAGGGGCAGACACCCAGCGTTTCGCGCGAGCAGGCGATCGGGCTGCTCGTCGTCAAGCCGGGCGATGTCTACTCCGCGCTGCGCATCACCCAGTCGATCACGAAGATTCGCGAGGCCTACTGGCAGCTCGGTCACCCGGATGTCGTCGTGAACTCGCAGGAGCTGCGCGTCCCGGGCGGGCGCCCCGAGGTTGATCTCCTCCTCACCATCCAGGAGGGGCCTCGCGTGCGCACCGGCGAGGTCATCATCCAGGGCAACAGCATCACCGACCAGCGGGTCATCCGGCGCGAGCTTCAGCAGGTCAACGTCCGGCCCGACAGGCCGATCGACCGCGGCGCGATCCAGACCGCCGAGCGCCGGCTCGGCTCGCTGCGTCTCTTCGATCCACTGGATCCGCCCACGGCGTACCTCCAGAACCCCGACCCGGCCCGCCCGGCCCATCGCGATCTCCTTATGGAGGTCCGCGAGACCGACACCGGCACGGTCACCTTCCTCGCCGCCGTCGGGTCCGACTCGGGCCTCATCGGCTCGGTCTCGATCGGGCAGCGCAACTTCGATATCTCGCGCACGCCCGATTCGCTCGACGAGCTCCTGTCCCGCCGCGCGTTCCGAGGGGGCGGGCAGGACTTCAACATCACCCTCGCGCCGGGCACGGATGTCCAGACCTACTCCATCAGTCTCACCGAGCCCTGGCTCTTCGACACCCCGCTCTCGCTGGGCGGGTCGCTCTTCCTGCGCGACCGGGTCTACGACGAGTACGACGAGAGCCGTTACGGCGGGCGCCTCCGGCTCGCGCGCCGCTTCGGGACGCTCTGGACCTCGGCGCTGACCTTCCGCGCCGAATCCATCGAACTCTCCGACATCAACCCAACCTCCCCGGTCGACTTCTTCGAGGTCGAGGGGCGCAACACGCTCACCGGGCTCGGGCTCAGTCTCACCCGGAGCACCATCCCCTTCGAAGAGCGGTTCACCCCCTCCCGAGGCACCTACCTCGAGCTTCGCGCCGAGCAGGTCGGCATCCTGGGGGGCGATTTCAACTTCACGAAACTCGAAGCCGAGCACACGCTCTATGTGCCCCTCAGCGAGGACTTCCTGGGCCGGCGCACCGTCCTCAGCGTCAACACCAAGGTCGGCTACATCGTCCAGGACGACGAAGCCCCGGTCTACGAGCGGTTCTACATGGGTGGCCGCAGCTTCCGCGGGTTCGAGTTCCGCACCGTCTCCCCTCGCAGCGTCCAGCAGAACGGCGACCCCTCCAGCGAGCCCGTGGGCGGCGAGTGGCTGTTCTTCTTCGGCCTCCAGCTCGAACAGCCCCTCTGGCAGAACATCCTGTCGGGCGTCATCTTCATGGACTCGGGCACCGTCGTGAACGACCCCGGCTTCGAGGACTACCGGGTCGCCATCGGCGCCGGCGTCCGCCTGCGCATCGCGGCGCTGTCCAACGCGCCGCTCGCCTTCGACTTCGGCATCCCCATCGTCAGCGAAGAGACCGACCAGCAGCGCACCTTCAGCTTCAGCATCGATCTGCCCTTCTGA
- a CDS encoding sigma-70 family RNA polymerase sigma factor yields the protein MAQRADRNTNRGVERDKSVPTPGSAPTPGPGGDGARAEQDAASARRAELDAILIETIRNGTSAGERQAAWTELLEAHEDRIFATCLRMVRDYETARDLTQDSMVKVIQGLDSFDNRARFSTWLTRVSMNVCISYMRKRRLRRHASLDAPMGGSEGGGGPGAGAGRGASFSDALESPEEHNAQERVEQREDREMLLAALDLLDPDHRAVLVLRDAQDLDYQQIGDVLGVPLGTVKSRLFRARAALREAIEKLQSQTTEGLERSDDEGRTSGSDAP from the coding sequence ATGGCGCAGCGAGCAGACCGCAACACGAACCGTGGCGTTGAGCGCGACAAGAGCGTTCCCACCCCCGGGTCCGCCCCCACCCCGGGCCCCGGTGGTGACGGCGCGCGAGCCGAGCAGGACGCCGCGTCGGCGCGCCGGGCGGAGCTGGACGCGATCCTGATCGAGACCATCCGGAACGGGACGAGCGCCGGGGAGCGGCAGGCGGCGTGGACGGAACTGCTGGAGGCCCACGAAGACCGGATCTTCGCGACCTGTTTGAGGATGGTGCGGGACTACGAGACCGCGCGGGACCTGACGCAGGACTCGATGGTGAAGGTGATCCAGGGGCTGGACTCGTTCGACAACCGGGCCCGGTTCAGCACCTGGCTGACGCGTGTGTCGATGAACGTCTGCATCAGTTATATGAGGAAGCGCCGCCTGCGCCGGCACGCCTCGCTGGACGCCCCGATGGGGGGTTCGGAGGGCGGCGGGGGGCCTGGGGCGGGGGCGGGGCGGGGCGCGTCGTTTTCGGACGCGCTGGAATCGCCTGAGGAACACAACGCGCAGGAGCGCGTCGAACAGCGGGAGGACCGCGAGATGTTGCTGGCAGCCCTCGACCTGCTCGACCCCGACCATCGCGCGGTGCTCGTGCTCCGCGACGCGCAGGATCTTGACTACCAGCAGATCGGCGATGTCCTCGGAGTGCCTTTGGGCACGGTCAAGAGCCGCCTGTTCCGAGCGCGTGCGGCGCTCCGCGAAGCGATCGAGAAGCTCCAGTCGCAGACGACGGAGGGGCTCGAGCGCAGCGACGACGAGGGCAGGACGAGCGGGAGTGATGCGCCGTGA
- the lpxA gene encoding acyl-ACP--UDP-N-acetylglucosamine O-acyltransferase, with product MSRHAAPTARPARRVVDRPAELDAPASPRIHHTAVIDPTSVVAPDIVIGPYAVVGPRCVIGAGCRLHPHSVICSDTTMGEGNEVFPHAVIGADPQDLKYRGEHATLHIGDNNKIREQVTIHRGTAVGGGTTRIGSNCLLMVGVHIAHDCVVEDDAVIANNVMLGGHAHIETGATIAGGAGVHHFATVGKYAFVGGLTRIAKDVPPFMVVEGNPAEPRKVNTVALSRRGFSAAEIEALKQAFKILFRDHEAPVSVLVQQLRADETQPDCVRELCDFFDRVRDGIHGRWRESLRDLKAAPRR from the coding sequence ATGAGCCGACACGCCGCGCCCACGGCACGCCCCGCGCGCCGCGTGGTCGATCGCCCCGCCGAGCTCGACGCCCCGGCTTCGCCGCGCATCCACCACACCGCCGTCATCGACCCCACCTCCGTCGTCGCCCCCGACATCGTCATCGGGCCCTACGCCGTCGTCGGCCCGCGCTGCGTCATCGGCGCAGGGTGCAGACTCCACCCCCACTCCGTCATCTGCTCCGACACCACGATGGGCGAGGGCAACGAGGTCTTCCCCCACGCCGTCATCGGCGCCGACCCGCAGGACCTCAAGTACCGCGGCGAGCACGCCACCCTCCACATCGGCGACAACAACAAAATCCGCGAGCAGGTCACCATCCATCGAGGCACCGCCGTCGGCGGCGGGACCACCCGCATCGGCTCGAACTGCCTCCTCATGGTCGGCGTCCACATCGCCCACGACTGCGTCGTCGAGGACGACGCCGTCATCGCGAACAATGTCATGCTCGGGGGCCACGCCCACATCGAGACCGGCGCGACAATCGCAGGCGGCGCAGGCGTGCACCACTTCGCGACCGTCGGCAAGTACGCCTTCGTGGGCGGGCTGACGCGCATCGCCAAAGATGTCCCGCCCTTCATGGTCGTCGAGGGCAACCCCGCCGAGCCGCGCAAGGTCAACACCGTCGCGCTCTCGCGCCGAGGGTTCTCCGCCGCCGAGATCGAGGCGCTCAAGCAGGCCTTCAAGATCCTCTTCCGCGACCACGAGGCCCCGGTCAGCGTGCTGGTGCAGCAACTGCGCGCCGACGAGACCCAGCCCGACTGCGTGCGCGAACTCTGCGACTTCTTCGACCGCGTCCGCGACGGCATCCACGGGCGCTGGCGCGAGTCCCTGCGCGACCTGAAGGCCGCGCCGAGGCGCTGA
- a CDS encoding prepilin-type N-terminal cleavage/methylation domain-containing protein gives MRQDRDTHRIVKAAAAIAYVPVPPRGRRLTRVTRRAVTLIELLVVAFVISVLLLITVPVIRHFKVKQDDLINLRNMGATMQDFFAWAADRQSIAPTPGRPDQALVPSFYGPHLQSVPAATNIYLALPVSWPRLMKESGFNPSQHWHSTSGPDDVSGQIDLSRVTDPHRLYQYHSHYLMTYATLFTDDLWQEHRTSPIPKYEALEYAKAVGFGSIRFPARKGILAHTERRHGDTEWHVGFADGHAKMRSVRDAMPGSPTPWSATLRIGKPVVQTIDGYSGFDF, from the coding sequence ATGCGTCAGGACCGGGACACGCATCGGATCGTCAAAGCAGCGGCAGCGATCGCCTATGTGCCCGTTCCGCCGCGCGGAAGGCGACTCACGCGAGTGACCCGCCGCGCCGTCACGCTGATCGAACTGCTGGTGGTCGCGTTCGTGATCAGCGTGCTGCTGCTCATCACCGTGCCGGTGATCCGGCATTTCAAGGTGAAGCAGGACGATCTGATCAACCTCCGCAACATGGGCGCGACGATGCAGGACTTCTTCGCGTGGGCCGCAGACAGGCAATCGATTGCACCGACCCCCGGGCGGCCCGATCAGGCGCTCGTCCCCTCGTTCTACGGCCCGCATCTGCAGTCTGTCCCCGCGGCAACGAATATCTATCTCGCACTCCCAGTCAGTTGGCCGCGACTGATGAAGGAATCGGGATTCAACCCGTCTCAGCACTGGCACAGCACCTCGGGACCGGACGATGTGAGTGGTCAAATCGATCTGTCGCGGGTCACTGATCCGCACAGGCTATACCAGTATCACTCACACTATCTCATGACCTACGCCACGCTCTTTACTGATGACTTGTGGCAAGAGCACCGCACGAGCCCGATCCCGAAGTACGAGGCGCTGGAGTATGCGAAGGCCGTAGGGTTTGGGTCTATCCGCTTTCCGGCAAGGAAGGGCATTCTGGCACACACGGAGCGACGGCACGGCGACACCGAGTGGCATGTAGGTTTCGCGGATGGCCACGCAAAGATGCGCAGCGTACGCGACGCGATGCCGGGTTCGCCTACGCCCTGGAGCGCTACGCTTCGGATCGGAAAGCCAGTTGTGCAGACTATCGATGGGTACTCAGGTTTCGACTTCTGA
- the fabZ gene encoding 3-hydroxyacyl-ACP dehydratase FabZ: MPATSRNPGPCRQRTLARAVSVSGVGLFTARPATVTIHPAEADSGIVFRRTDLPGAPSAPARIENVVDRPRRTALRAPGAPADSADALVETVEHLLSALAGLGVDNARIDIDGPEVPIGDGSAKLFADTLAEAGLVEQDADRRPIVITEPITVRATHTGEGAESVIVALPSESATLELLYDLDYGASNPLGRQVAAFTLNLGAPPASPGQQGDPLANGALSSSPYAASLAPARTFAMLSEAESMRQRGLFAHLKPADMLVIGPQGPIDNTLRFSDEPVRHKLLDLLGDLYLAGRPVQGKIIASRSGHALNQQLVRALLEQARRREPGRKPPAVNPDTPPAFDIKRILSLLPHRYPMVLVDRVIELEGDRRAVGLKNVTINEPFFQGHYPSEPIMPGVLIVEAMSQLAGLMLSQKLERTGKIAVLLSMDRVKLRRPVVPGDQLVMETEAVKATERFGDVQCVARVDGRLVAEARVKFMMVDAEPAR; this comes from the coding sequence ATGCCCGCCACCTCCAGGAACCCCGGCCCCTGCCGCCAACGCACGCTCGCCCGAGCGGTCAGCGTTTCCGGCGTCGGTCTGTTCACCGCCAGGCCCGCCACCGTCACGATTCACCCGGCAGAGGCGGATTCCGGCATCGTCTTCCGACGCACCGACCTCCCCGGTGCGCCCTCCGCCCCGGCGCGCATCGAGAACGTCGTCGACCGGCCGCGCCGGACCGCCCTGCGCGCCCCGGGCGCGCCGGCCGACTCCGCCGACGCGCTCGTCGAGACCGTCGAGCACCTGCTCTCCGCCCTGGCAGGGCTTGGCGTCGACAACGCGCGCATCGATATCGACGGCCCCGAAGTCCCCATCGGCGACGGCTCCGCCAAGCTCTTCGCCGACACCCTCGCCGAGGCAGGGCTCGTCGAGCAGGACGCCGACCGCCGACCGATCGTCATCACCGAGCCCATCACCGTTCGCGCCACCCACACCGGCGAGGGCGCCGAGTCCGTCATCGTCGCCCTCCCCAGCGAGTCCGCGACACTCGAACTCCTCTACGACCTCGACTACGGCGCCAGCAACCCCCTCGGTCGACAGGTCGCCGCCTTCACACTCAATCTCGGCGCGCCCCCGGCCTCGCCGGGGCAGCAGGGCGACCCGCTCGCCAACGGCGCGCTCTCCAGCAGCCCCTACGCCGCTTCACTCGCCCCGGCGCGCACGTTCGCGATGCTCTCCGAGGCCGAGTCCATGCGCCAGCGCGGCCTCTTCGCCCACCTCAAACCCGCCGACATGCTCGTCATCGGGCCCCAGGGACCGATCGACAACACGCTCCGATTCTCCGACGAGCCCGTCCGGCACAAGCTTCTCGATCTTCTCGGGGATCTCTATCTTGCCGGACGCCCCGTTCAGGGGAAGATTATCGCCAGCCGTTCGGGGCACGCCCTCAACCAGCAGCTCGTGAGGGCCCTTCTCGAGCAGGCCAGGCGGCGGGAGCCGGGCCGGAAACCCCCCGCCGTCAACCCCGATACCCCCCCGGCGTTCGACATCAAACGGATTCTCTCGCTCCTGCCCCACCGATATCCGATGGTTTTAGTGGACCGCGTGATCGAGCTGGAAGGCGATCGCCGGGCGGTCGGACTCAAGAATGTCACCATCAACGAGCCCTTCTTCCAGGGGCATTACCCCAGCGAACCCATCATGCCGGGGGTGCTCATCGTCGAGGCGATGTCGCAACTCGCCGGGCTTATGCTCAGCCAGAAGCTCGAAAGGACGGGTAAGATTGCCGTCCTGCTGAGTATGGATCGCGTGAAACTCCGCCGGCCCGTCGTCCCGGGCGACCAGCTGGTGATGGAGACGGAAGCAGTGAAAGCCACGGAGCGTTTCGGTGATGTCCAGTGCGTGGCCCGTGTCGACGGGCGCCTCGTCGCCGAAGCCCGCGTCAAGTTCATGATGGTCGACGCGGAGCCCGCTCGATGA
- the lpxD gene encoding UDP-3-O-(3-hydroxymyristoyl)glucosamine N-acyltransferase, with the protein MQGHADAETAHATHAPTMHPGAHNGAPPVSGARPPGARVWTTKQLAELLKAELRGPEDLRIERLDALDRSDERTLTFVRDAKRAAQWAASRAAAAIVTRGVDLEAAPGKAILVVDDADRATITVLEILTPPTHFPGVGSHAQASIDPSAVIDPTAAIGPFVTIGPRTVVGPRVVLHSGVTLGADVRIGEDTELRAGVVVEDRCVIGARVRLHANSVIGADGFGYRPSADGKSLAKIPHAGNVEIHDDVEIGANTNIDRGKFGPTVVGAGTKIDNLVQIGHNCLVGRSVIICGVAAIAGSVRVGDGAILGGGVRIADNLSIGAGARIGAASGVMDDVPPGQTWAGYPARPIAEAMKVLAGMSRLPELIKQVKRLEREAREQ; encoded by the coding sequence ATGCAAGGCCACGCCGACGCAGAGACCGCCCACGCGACCCACGCGCCGACCATGCACCCCGGCGCGCACAACGGTGCTCCGCCCGTGAGCGGCGCTCGCCCGCCCGGCGCACGCGTCTGGACCACGAAGCAGCTCGCGGAGCTTCTGAAGGCCGAGCTGAGAGGCCCCGAAGACCTGCGCATCGAGCGTCTCGACGCGCTCGACCGCTCCGATGAGCGCACGCTGACCTTCGTGCGCGACGCCAAGCGCGCCGCGCAGTGGGCCGCCAGCCGCGCCGCCGCCGCGATCGTCACCCGGGGCGTCGACCTCGAGGCCGCGCCGGGCAAGGCGATCCTCGTCGTCGACGACGCCGACCGCGCGACCATCACCGTGCTCGAGATCCTCACGCCGCCCACGCACTTCCCGGGCGTCGGGTCGCACGCGCAGGCGTCGATCGACCCCAGCGCCGTCATCGACCCGACCGCCGCGATCGGGCCGTTCGTGACCATCGGCCCGCGCACCGTCGTGGGCCCTCGCGTCGTCCTGCACTCCGGCGTCACGCTGGGCGCCGACGTGCGCATCGGCGAGGACACCGAGCTGCGAGCCGGCGTCGTCGTCGAGGACCGCTGCGTCATCGGCGCACGCGTCCGGCTCCACGCCAACTCCGTTATCGGCGCCGATGGGTTCGGCTATCGCCCCAGCGCCGACGGGAAGTCACTCGCCAAGATCCCCCATGCCGGCAACGTCGAGATCCACGACGACGTCGAGATCGGCGCCAACACCAACATCGATCGCGGCAAGTTCGGCCCCACCGTCGTCGGCGCCGGCACCAAGATCGACAACCTCGTGCAGATCGGGCACAACTGCCTCGTCGGCCGGTCCGTCATCATCTGCGGCGTCGCCGCGATCGCCGGGTCCGTGCGCGTCGGCGACGGCGCCATCCTCGGGGGGGGCGTCCGCATCGCCGACAACCTCAGCATCGGCGCCGGCGCACGCATCGGGGCCGCCTCGGGGGTCATGGACGATGTCCCGCCCGGCCAGACCTGGGCCGGCTACCCGGCCAGGCCCATCGCCGAAGCCATGAAGGTCCTCGCCGGGATGTCGCGACTGCCCGAACTCATCAAGCAGGTGAAGCGACTCGAGCGCGAGGCGCGCGAACAATAA